GCGAACAGCAAATCAACATTTGGTACGACCGCCAAATGACTGCCGGAGAAGAATGGAGCGATGAGATCAACGAGCGGTTGAATTCCGCTGGGATGGTGTTCCTGCTCATCAGCCGCGATTTTCTTTCATCGGAATACTGTTTTGAGGTCGAACTGCCGCGCATCATCGAACGGCAAGACAGGGGCGAAACCGTAGTGGTTCCCATTCTGCTCAGCGCCTGTGAATGGGAAAAGGCGGCGTTCAGCCAATACCAGTTGCTGCCCAGCACACGGATTCCCGTGGCCAGTTGGTCGAATGTGGACGAAGCCTTCCGCGATGTGGCCATCGGCATTCGCAAAGCCGTCGAAAAGTTACGCGGGGAATCGGAAGAGCGCGCCCGCGCCATTTTGAGCAAACGCGCCATTTCACGCCATCGGCTGCCCTACCTTTGTGATCGCAGCGATCAGGAAATCCACCTCGGAGAAAATCTGCTGCACTATCAGGCGAAAAACAGCGGGCGGCCGATCCTTTGTGTGATTCACGGTGATGAATTGGAATGTCACGGCGATTTTCTTTGGCGATTGCGATACAAATCACTGCCCAAGTTTCTCGATCTGGAATTGAAGCAAATGTCTGTCAAGGAATATGAATTGCCCCTGCCTCGCCGCATTTCCGACCAGGCGTTTCGCGCCAGTTTGGGTGAAGCCTTGTTGGGCGACAGTTCCGCTTCACGCGAAGAAATTTGGCAGTTTGTTTCTCAGCATCAAGAACCGATGATGATCAGTTTGCATTTGATATCTTCCGATATTGAAGAATGCGGAGAATCGTTGATCAATTCGTTTCTGGAATTTTGCGCCAATTGGCCGGATTTGCCTGCCGGACGATGGCTTCTGTATTGCCTGTGTTTGAAGTATCAGCGAGGCGGCAAAGCCGGTATGTTTGATTTTCTGAAAAAGAACAAACGCCAGCAGTTGAACCAGCGGCTTTGCAAACAGATTGAAGCGATGGAATTTTCCAACCAGTCGAATGTGTTCGGAATCGTGTTGCCGGAATTGCAAGCAATCACGCGCCGCGATGTCGAATGGTGGAGCCGCAACGTTTGCCACATCCCGGAAAAAGAAATCCGCGCCTGGTTTGAAACCGAAACCGCAATTTCAATGGAAGATTTGGTTGGCAGGCTTCAACAATATGTTTGAGACTTGAGCCCAAAAACACATCTCTGAAAAGGAACGAAACAATGAGCTTCCCGTATTACACCGGAAATCCGCTGAATCGCCGTCAGGACAAACCCGCCGAACTGCCGGGCGCGCGCCGCGCGCGGCAAACCGACCCCGCCGGATATTTGCCGGACAAAGGCCTGGTTGATGCCGTCAACGTCGCCTTGCTGTTGGGGCAACCTCTGTTGCTGACGGGCGAACCCGGAACGGGCAAAACGCAGCTTGCCCACAGCCTGGCCTGGGAATTGGGTTTTGATGCGCCGCAGATTTTCGAAACAAAATCTTCCAGCGCGGCGCGCGATTTGTTTTATGGCTACGACACGCTCAGCCGGTTTCACGCCGCGCAAACCGGCGAAGGCAGCAAAGAGAGTTTGGATTATTTGACCTGGCACGCGCTGGGAATTGCCATTCTGCAATCGCGATCGCTGGCCGATGTCGAACAGTGGTTGACCAAAGATTTTCTTTACAACGGCCCGCGCCGAACGGTTGTATTGATTGACGAAATTGACAAGGCGCCGCGCGATTTCCCGAACGATCTGCTGAACGAAGTCGAAAACCTTTATTTCCGCGTGCCGGAACTGGGCAATGCCCATATCGCCGCCAGCGAAGAAATGCGCCCGATTCTGGTCTTAACCAGCAACTCGGAAAAGAACTTGCCCGAAGCCTTCCTGCGCCGCTGTGTGTATTACAACATCCCGTTTCCTGATCGGGATCGCCTGACTGAGATCGTGATGGCGCGCGTCGGGAGTTTTGAAAACAGCAATTCGCCGTTGCTGGTTGAGGCGCTTGAGTTGTTTTTCAAACTGCGCGAACCCGGCAGCGGATTGCGCAAACGGCCTGCGACGGCGGAACTGATCGGCTGGTTGATCAGCTTGAATGAAATGGGCGCTTCCGCCAAAGAGCCGTTGAAACGCCATGGCGCAAAAGCACTGAGCAGTTTGAGCACGCTGATCAAAAGCGCCGACGATCAAGAGACGGCAAAACGAATTGTCGAAAATTGGCTGAAGTGACCTGGGTACGCACGCTTCCAGCGTGCAGGCTTGGCGAATGGGCGATTGCTTGCTACTACATAATTTGCCATTACTGCACGCTGGAAGCGTGCGTACCCAGGGGAAAGCTCGTATGGCTGAACAACGTTTCAACCCGGAACATATCATCGAACTCGCCGAAGAATTGCGTTTGGCGGGCTTCGACATCGGCACGCAGCAACACATCGCCGCCCAGGATTTGCTGATCGCACTGGCGGCGCACAACCGGCTGCCTGCCGATCCGCGCGAATGGCGCTCGTTGCTGGCGCCGATCTTCTGCGCTTCGCCCGTCGAGCAGGAGGAGTTTTACGGGCGCTTTGATTTGTGGTTGAAGCGTCATCCGGAATGGACTCCGAAACCGGACGATTTGCACGAACCCACACGCCGCGAAATCGCCATCCCCGCTGCAGCGATTCACTGGCTGAGAAAACCGGCTGGCATTGTGTCGGCTGCGCTATTGATTCTGTTGCTTGGCTTTGCTGTATTCCTGTCGCTAAAAACGAATCGCACGCTGACCGGCCAGGTGTTCAGCAGCGACGGCGACAATTTGAATCCGCTCCCCGAAGCGCAAGTCGAATTTTTTAACCAGCCAGCGGCGAAAACGGATCGCGACGGCAAATTCACGATTAATTATCAGGCACGGAACTGGAATCGGATTTTCAATCGGCAAGTGGCGGATTTGACGGTGACGCACGGCGAACACGATCCGCTGCCACCAATCAAGCTGGATGTCCACAATCCGACGCATCAAACCATCAAGCTGCAAAAACGACAGCCGAAAATTCCCGACCAATCAACAATTACGCTTCCTCCGACGCCGGAAGCCACGCCTCCCCCGATTCCTTTGTTGCCGGAATTCACCGCGGCGAAACCCGATGTCAGCGGCACGCCAAATCCGATTCGCTGGTATCACTGGTTATTGATTGCTTCGCCGCTGCTGTTGTTCGCCGCGTGGTTAATGTTGCGCTGGCGTCGCCGCAGGGCGTTGCTGCAAAAGTTGCAAGCGGTGGGCAGTCCGAATTTGCGCCGGTTGACGGTGCGCGGAGCCAGCGAGCATCTGTTCCAAAGCCAAATCTTTCGCCGCGCGGTCCAGGATTTGCGCCGTCATCGTCGCGTTGAAGTCCGCGAGTTGGACATTCCCGCCACGGTCAGCGCCACCATTCGCCGAGGCGGCATGTTCCAACCGCTGTACGGCGCGCGGAAAGCATTGCCTGAATATCTGTTGCTGATTGACCGCGCCAGCCCCAGTGATGAGCAAGCGCGGTTTGCCGACGAGCTTTCGCAGCGTCTGGAAGCGGGCGGCGTGTTCGTGGATCGGTTTTATTTCCAGAACGACCCGCGCACTTGCCGACAGCGCGAAGCCAGTTCGCCGATGGTGACGCTGCTCGATCTGGCTGCGCGCTATCCTGATCATCAATTGCTGATTTTCAGCGATGGCGCGGGATTCATCAGCCCGTTGACCGGCGAACCGGAACATTGGCTGACCAGTTTGTCGCATTGGCCACGCCGCGTGCTGTTGACCCCGGAACTGGACGAACAAACCGGGTATCCTGAGCTGGCGCTCGCAGAACACGATTTTCTGGTATTGCCCGCCAACGATGATGGTTTTCTCGCGCTGACCGAGGCCGTCAATGCGGGGGAATTACCGAATCCGAAGTCCAAACCGGGAGCCGGTACGAACGCTAGCTCCTTTCCGCGCTTGATTTTGGAGCGACCGAAACGCTGGCTGGAACGCCACGAACCGCGCCCGGCTGTGTTGAAAGAATTGTGCGATCAATTGCGCGCCTTTTTGGGTGAAGACGGTTGGTATTGGCTGGCTGCTTGTGCTGTGTACCCCGCGCTGTCGTGGGATGTCACGCTGTATCTGGGGTACAAGCTGTTTGCAGATCGTATCAGTAACCCGACCGTCAGTGAGGGCTTGAGTTTTGAAGATCGCTTGTTAAGCCTGGTTCGTTTGCCTTGGTTTCGCTACGGTTCGATGCCGGATTGGTTGCGGCTGCGTTTGATCGAATCGTTCACACAGGAACAAGAAGCCGCCGTTCGCCGAACGATTGAAACGATGCTGCTGAGCGCGCTGGAACATCCGCAAGAAGGAATCCCGCTGGAACTGGCCGAGCCCACCGAAGCGAATTGGTGGCCTCGGCTGAAAGCAAAATGGGAAGCGCGATGGCGGAACAAGCGAATCGCCGGTTTGATCGAACGCGAACCGGAAGACAGCCCACTCAAAGATTTTGTCTTTCTCGGATTCCTTTCCGGCAGCAGAACGCGCCGGTTGACCGTGAAGCTGCCGGAATTGCTGAACCGTGTGTTGTTTCCGCAAGGTCAAGCCGTGCTGGGGTTTCGTCCCGTGACGGTGGCGGCGCTGGCCATTCTGCTTTCTGCTTCGGGAGCGGCTTATGTCGTCAATCGGTCGCAACAGGTGACGAACACGCCGCCACCGCCCAGCCAGTTTTACCTGCAATGGGATCAAGCCGAACAAAGCCGGTTTATCGTTGAAAAGACACAGCAAGTGCTTTCGGCGCTAGCAAACAACGCCGACACGCCGCTGAAAGAAGAAGACTTTGAGCTGATCCGGCAAAAGGTTTCCGAATACGCCTCCCGCGTAGGCAATGGTTCGACTTACGACAAGTTCACCTCTCCGATACAAAATGCTTTCCAAGAGGACCTGCGCTATGTCTTTGGACGTGGTGTGAAATATGCCCCTGAAATTTCGGCAGGCGTAGCGCCCACCACACAGCGAAAATTGCCGGTGCTGTATTTGGCAATGTTGGAAACGGAGTTCAGGCGCTGCCCTGACACACGCTCAGACCAGCAAGGAATGTTTCTCGTGCCCAGTTCGCGACCAGGTTCAGTTACGAATCGGCGTCTGGGCTTGGTGAATGTAGCGGAACCTTGCAATGTGCCGGTGGTCGCGGCACAGGTGGCCTCTTCTCTCTGGTCCCGTGTAATGGGATACCGCTTTTCTACGAACAGCGCAATCCAGAGCATTGCCATCTTCGGCGAACCGTCTGGGAGCATTTATTTCTCGCTGAATATCATGAACGGCTATGTCTGGAGCCTGGTGGCAGAGCAGGGAAACCCGTTGGACGAGGAACGAGCGAAACGTGCTAATTACGTCTATCGCTTTCTGGCCGCCACCATCGTCGGCGAAAACCCGCGCAGCTTCGGGCTGGAAATGAACCCGCTTTCGAGTTATGCAAAGCTTCCAGCGGGTTCAGTTCAACAAGAGCCACCTGGCGCTGCTACTGCGCAAACGGGCTCTCCGCGAACTCCTCGCGCCAGACCGACGCAAGGCACAACATCACAACAGCCTACGGCTGCCAATTGCCGGAATGACATCGCGGAGAGTGAGCGCTATGTCATTCGGACGGTGACGGTAGTCTTTGGAGCAGGCTCGAGATATGACCTCGGCGACGGGTACGTTGGGAACATCTATTCGCCGACGAAACTGAACGAGATCAACAGACGTGTAGTGGATCAAGGCTTGCCAATTCGTTACGACACACGAGGAAAGCCTTTTAATACCTGCGTGCAGGTAGTGGCGACTAATGACTGTATGAACGATATTGGATCGCCGAAATGCTTGAACGTGATACTGACAGAGGCAATTCCGCAACAACCGGCTCTCGTGATCGTGCCGGATGTGAGAGCAATGACGCTTGCTGATGCAAGACGAGCGATCGAGAGCGCGAGGCTCAGAGTTGGCAGCATCACTAACACAGTTAATCCTACCCGACTTACCATCAATGGTGTGCTGAGACAGCAGCCTAGCCCTGGCACCAGAGTCCGTACCGGCAGTTCTGTCAATCTGGAGATTACAACTGCTGCCACCCCGACGCCAACGCCGGCAACGTCAAGCATCACAGACAGGGAAATAATCAGCTTGCTAGGCAGCCTAAGGGATCAAAGCAGCTTAAATCGGTACAACCGCAAACAGAGCGCCTATGCTCTTTGGCTTCGTTCACGCAAGGATCGGGCAAGCATAAGAACAGCGATTGCTGAGTTGACCCCCTTCCTGAAAGATAATGATTCTGAAGTGCGGGCTTGGATTGCTTTGGCACTTGCCGAATCGGGAGAGACATCAAATGACATCAGACAGGTTTTGGTAGAAGCATCGAAAAGCGATGATGAAAGAATTCGTGATAATGCAGTGAAGGCGCTCAGTGGGATGCGGCAACAGGGGCGTTGATATGCGAGAGTGAAATGTTGTTTGCGAGTACTTCATGCGGCAAGAATCGGCGGAAGGGGTTTCGTCGAGCGTGCAAATGGAGTCCAGTTCGTGTTCCAGCGATGCGGGTGACCGCATCTGAAAACCAACTGAGCCTGAGCGCATCTGGTAGGCCAGCGAGGTCGAACGTTCGTTCAGGCTCATCCTTAACAGGAGGTGTTTATGAAACATTTGGTGGTTCGTTCGGCTTGGATGTTGATTTTGGCAGCTTGTGTTTTGACTTCGGCGGCGATGGCGCAATCGGCTTCGACCTTTGATGGCAAGCCGGATTTTTCCAAAGGCGATGAAATCGGCTATTTCGTCTGGCGTACGGGTGATGAGTGGCATGTGCGTTGGACGACCAACGGCACGGCGCACCGGTTCAATGGTTCGGTGTTGTCTGAAGGCGGCGAGTTGAAATCTCTGAAACGAATAGATGTCGAATCGGAAAGCAGAGTCGTTCGTGCCGGTCGCGCGCCTCATGTGGTTCGCGGGCCGCGCGGGCGAGTGATAGGCGTTGGTGGCGGCAGAGCGCCGGTTGTCGTTAACCGCGAACAGGACAAGATTGAAAAAGATGGCGACCACCGCATCCATTTTTTGTCCACCAACGATGGAGACATTGACGGCTTCGATTTCAAAGTGGACAAGAACGTCGCTTCGTTGAAGTTCGCGTTTGAAATTGACGGCAAACCCGCTCCCAGGCGAATCGAAGTGGGCAAGTCCAATGCAAAACCTTCTGGCGACCCATTCGTCGTTTCGTTGAAGTGAGCGGCAAGGAACGATTCGCGCTCAGCGACCTTTGAAATTCGGTTTCCGCTTTTCGTGAAACGCGGCGATGCCTTCTTTCACGTCGTCGCAGTAATTGGTCACCATCACGCTGAGCGCGGCATCTTCCAGCGCGTTTGCCAAATCCATTGTTTGCTGTTTGTACATCATCCGTTTGGTGATGCGGATGGCGATGGGCGGCCCGTCAGCCAGTCTTTCCGCCCACGCGCGCGCCGTCGGCATCAATTCCGCATCCGGCACAACTTCCGTGACCAAACCAAGTTCCTTCGCTTGGTGCGCCGGATAGACTTCGGAAAACAGCGACATCTTCAGCGCGCGTTCCAAACCCATGAATCTGGGAAACAGATACGCGCCGCCTTCGTCGGGAATCAGCGAAAACTTCAAACTGGTGTCGCCGAGCTTTGCGCTTTCCGCCGCAATGCGAAAATCGCAGCTCAAGGCCAGCGTCAATCCTCCGGCAACCGCCGCACCATTGACAGCGGCGATTGTCGGTTTATCGAAACGCTGCAGCAATGTGACGAGTTGATGCATGTTCTCGCGCATTTCCAGCATCGCTTCCATCTTGTGGCCTCGATAGCGCGCCGGATACTGAAAGTCGCGTGAGATGTCTCCGCCGGAACAGAACCCTCGACCGGTTCCGGTGATGATGACGGCTCGAATCTCATCGTCATCACGCGCACGCCCCAGCGCCGAGATGATTTCGTGAACCATCACTTCGGAATAGGCATTGAGCTTTGTCGGGCGATTGAGCGTAATGGTGGCGACGCAGTTTTCTTTGGTAAAGATGATTTCACTGAATTCCATGTTTACCTCTGCTTTGAGTACCGCCTTCAGGCGGAAGCCAAAATGCCTCTGCTTTGAGTACCGCCATCAGGCGGAAGCCAAAATGCCTCTGCTTTGAGTACCGCCTTCAGGCGGAAGCCAAAATGCCTTCCGCCTGAAGGCGGTACTCAAAACTTTTATTTGCCCGTGAAGATTGGCTGGCGTTTTTCCATGAAAGCGCGGACGCCCTCTTTGTGGTCTTCGGTTTGGCCGCAGCGCAAATGCGTCTCGGCTTCGCGATCAAGCAAGGTGCGGAAGTCGGAACTCATCGCTTGATTGACGTTGGCTTTCATATACCGATAACTGACCAGCGGCCCGTGGGCGATGCGCGTGGCGATTTCACGAACTTGCGCCATCAACTGATCGGCGGCAACGACGCGATTGATCAAACCGAGCCGATGTGCTTCTGCCGCGTCAATGATTTCGCTCAGGAAAAACAGCTCTTTGGCTTTGGCCGCGCCGACTGACCGGGCCAGCAACCACGTAGTACCGAAATCTCCGCCGAAACCGACTTTGGCGTACGCCGTTCCGAACTTGGCAACGTCTGAGGCGATGCGTAAGTCGCAAGACAAGCAGACGCCTAACCCTGCGCCCATCGCGTGGCCATTGACGGCGGCAATCGTCACTTTCGGCATGTTGTACAGCAACCACGACAGTTCCTGCGCTTCGCGCAAACCGTCAATCTGTTCTTCAAGCGAAGGCGGAGTTGTGTCTTTGGCCATATTGCTGACATCGCCTCCGGCGCAAAACGCGCGGCCTGCGCCTGTGACGACGATGGCGCCGACTTCCGGATCGCGGCTCCATCGCCTCAAACATTCGGCGGATTGCGTCAGCAATTCGCGGCTCAGGGCATTCAGTTTGTCGGGACGGTTGAATGTTAACGTAGCGACCTTGTTTTCAACGTGTGCCAGGATTGGTTCTTCAGGCATTGATTTCCTCCAGGTGAAATGGTGACGCGAGTGTATGGCCGAGCCTGTTTGTCGTCAACGAAATGGCTAAATAAACTGTTGATGTTGGACTGGCAAAAACCTTTTTGTTCGTTTGCCGAGTTTGCGACTAGATAGTAGTTTGTCGCTTACAGATTCTTCTCATTCACGCAATTACAATTTATACACAGGAGAAACTTATGAGCACCTCAGAAGTAGATTTTTTCAAACTGGACGGGCAATTAAGCGACGAAGAAAAGCTGGTTCGCCAATCGGTTCGCGCGTTCGTCAACGAACGCGTCAAACCGATCATCGCCGAATGTTTTGAAGAAGGCCGCTTTCCCTTCGACCTGATTCCTGAAATGGCTTCGCTTGGCGTGCTGGGCGCGAACCTACCGGAAAAATACGGCTGCGCGGGCGTCAACAACGTTGCTTATGGATTGATCACGCAAGAACTGGAAGCGGGCGATAGCGGCATTCGCAGCTTTGTGTCGGTACAAGGCGCGCTGTGCATGTATCCGATTTACGCCTTTGGCAGCGAAGAGCAGCGAATGAAATGGTTGCCAAACATGGCTGCGGGCAAAGTCATCGGGTGTTTCGGATTGACCGAACCGAATTCCGGTTCCGATCCCGGCAGCATGAAAACGCGCGCCAAGCGAACGAAAGACGGGTGGGTGCTGAACGGCAGCAAAGCCTGGATCACCAACGGAACCATTGCCGACATTGCCATCGTCTGGGCGAAGACAGATGAGAACGACAAGATTCGCGGCTTTCTGGTCGAAAAGGGGACCAAAGGATTCACCGCGCCGGAAATCAAACATAAGATGAGCTTGCGCGCTTCGATTACGTCTGAGCTTGTGTTTGAAGATTGCCTGATTCCTGAAGAAAACATTTTGCCTTTGAGCGGCGGGTTGAAAAGTCCGCTGAGCTGTTTGACGCAGGCGCGGTACGGCATCGCCTGGGGAGCAATCGGCGCGGCAGTTGATTGTTTCCAAACCGCTACGGAATACGCCAAACAGCGAATTCAGTTTGGACGGCCAATTGGCAGCTTCCAGTTGACCCAGGAAAAGCTGGCAAAGATGTTGACCGAAATTTCCAAAGCGCAATTGCTGTGTTTGCAGCTTGGCCGGATGAAAGATGCGGGCACGATGGAACCGGTGCACGTTTCGATGGCCAAATACAACAACGTCGGCATGGCGTTGGAAATCGCCCGTTCGGCGCGCGGCATCCTGGGCGCGAACGGCATCATCGGCGATTATTCGATCATGCGGCATATGGCCAATCTGGAATCGGTGTACACCTACGAAGGC
This window of the Acidobacteriota bacterium genome carries:
- a CDS encoding toll/interleukin-1 receptor domain-containing protein, with protein sequence MSQSDKPIEVFISYSKHDLPLLEQLVSHLSNLIREQQINIWYDRQMTAGEEWSDEINERLNSAGMVFLLISRDFLSSEYCFEVELPRIIERQDRGETVVVPILLSACEWEKAAFSQYQLLPSTRIPVASWSNVDEAFRDVAIGIRKAVEKLRGESEERARAILSKRAISRHRLPYLCDRSDQEIHLGENLLHYQAKNSGRPILCVIHGDELECHGDFLWRLRYKSLPKFLDLELKQMSVKEYELPLPRRISDQAFRASLGEALLGDSSASREEIWQFVSQHQEPMMISLHLISSDIEECGESLINSFLEFCANWPDLPAGRWLLYCLCLKYQRGGKAGMFDFLKKNKRQQLNQRLCKQIEAMEFSNQSNVFGIVLPELQAITRRDVEWWSRNVCHIPEKEIRAWFETETAISMEDLVGRLQQYV
- a CDS encoding MoxR family ATPase, coding for MSFPYYTGNPLNRRQDKPAELPGARRARQTDPAGYLPDKGLVDAVNVALLLGQPLLLTGEPGTGKTQLAHSLAWELGFDAPQIFETKSSSAARDLFYGYDTLSRFHAAQTGEGSKESLDYLTWHALGIAILQSRSLADVEQWLTKDFLYNGPRRTVVLIDEIDKAPRDFPNDLLNEVENLYFRVPELGNAHIAASEEMRPILVLTSNSEKNLPEAFLRRCVYYNIPFPDRDRLTEIVMARVGSFENSNSPLLVEALELFFKLREPGSGLRKRPATAELIGWLISLNEMGASAKEPLKRHGAKALSSLSTLIKSADDQETAKRIVENWLK
- a CDS encoding PASTA domain-containing protein, coding for MAEQRFNPEHIIELAEELRLAGFDIGTQQHIAAQDLLIALAAHNRLPADPREWRSLLAPIFCASPVEQEEFYGRFDLWLKRHPEWTPKPDDLHEPTRREIAIPAAAIHWLRKPAGIVSAALLILLLGFAVFLSLKTNRTLTGQVFSSDGDNLNPLPEAQVEFFNQPAAKTDRDGKFTINYQARNWNRIFNRQVADLTVTHGEHDPLPPIKLDVHNPTHQTIKLQKRQPKIPDQSTITLPPTPEATPPPIPLLPEFTAAKPDVSGTPNPIRWYHWLLIASPLLLFAAWLMLRWRRRRALLQKLQAVGSPNLRRLTVRGASEHLFQSQIFRRAVQDLRRHRRVEVRELDIPATVSATIRRGGMFQPLYGARKALPEYLLLIDRASPSDEQARFADELSQRLEAGGVFVDRFYFQNDPRTCRQREASSPMVTLLDLAARYPDHQLLIFSDGAGFISPLTGEPEHWLTSLSHWPRRVLLTPELDEQTGYPELALAEHDFLVLPANDDGFLALTEAVNAGELPNPKSKPGAGTNASSFPRLILERPKRWLERHEPRPAVLKELCDQLRAFLGEDGWYWLAACAVYPALSWDVTLYLGYKLFADRISNPTVSEGLSFEDRLLSLVRLPWFRYGSMPDWLRLRLIESFTQEQEAAVRRTIETMLLSALEHPQEGIPLELAEPTEANWWPRLKAKWEARWRNKRIAGLIEREPEDSPLKDFVFLGFLSGSRTRRLTVKLPELLNRVLFPQGQAVLGFRPVTVAALAILLSASGAAYVVNRSQQVTNTPPPPSQFYLQWDQAEQSRFIVEKTQQVLSALANNADTPLKEEDFELIRQKVSEYASRVGNGSTYDKFTSPIQNAFQEDLRYVFGRGVKYAPEISAGVAPTTQRKLPVLYLAMLETEFRRCPDTRSDQQGMFLVPSSRPGSVTNRRLGLVNVAEPCNVPVVAAQVASSLWSRVMGYRFSTNSAIQSIAIFGEPSGSIYFSLNIMNGYVWSLVAEQGNPLDEERAKRANYVYRFLAATIVGENPRSFGLEMNPLSSYAKLPAGSVQQEPPGAATAQTGSPRTPRARPTQGTTSQQPTAANCRNDIAESERYVIRTVTVVFGAGSRYDLGDGYVGNIYSPTKLNEINRRVVDQGLPIRYDTRGKPFNTCVQVVATNDCMNDIGSPKCLNVILTEAIPQQPALVIVPDVRAMTLADARRAIESARLRVGSITNTVNPTRLTINGVLRQQPSPGTRVRTGSSVNLEITTAATPTPTPATSSITDREIISLLGSLRDQSSLNRYNRKQSAYALWLRSRKDRASIRTAIAELTPFLKDNDSEVRAWIALALAESGETSNDIRQVLVEASKSDDERIRDNAVKALSGMRQQGR
- a CDS encoding enoyl-CoA hydratase/isomerase family protein, whose amino-acid sequence is MEFSEIIFTKENCVATITLNRPTKLNAYSEVMVHEIISALGRARDDDEIRAVIITGTGRGFCSGGDISRDFQYPARYRGHKMEAMLEMRENMHQLVTLLQRFDKPTIAAVNGAAVAGGLTLALSCDFRIAAESAKLGDTSLKFSLIPDEGGAYLFPRFMGLERALKMSLFSEVYPAHQAKELGLVTEVVPDAELMPTARAWAERLADGPPIAIRITKRMMYKQQTMDLANALEDAALSVMVTNYCDDVKEGIAAFHEKRKPNFKGR
- a CDS encoding enoyl-CoA hydratase; translated protein: MPEEPILAHVENKVATLTFNRPDKLNALSRELLTQSAECLRRWSRDPEVGAIVVTGAGRAFCAGGDVSNMAKDTTPPSLEEQIDGLREAQELSWLLYNMPKVTIAAVNGHAMGAGLGVCLSCDLRIASDVAKFGTAYAKVGFGGDFGTTWLLARSVGAAKAKELFFLSEIIDAAEAHRLGLINRVVAADQLMAQVREIATRIAHGPLVSYRYMKANVNQAMSSDFRTLLDREAETHLRCGQTEDHKEGVRAFMEKRQPIFTGK
- a CDS encoding acyl-CoA dehydrogenase family protein, which produces MSTSEVDFFKLDGQLSDEEKLVRQSVRAFVNERVKPIIAECFEEGRFPFDLIPEMASLGVLGANLPEKYGCAGVNNVAYGLITQELEAGDSGIRSFVSVQGALCMYPIYAFGSEEQRMKWLPNMAAGKVIGCFGLTEPNSGSDPGSMKTRAKRTKDGWVLNGSKAWITNGTIADIAIVWAKTDENDKIRGFLVEKGTKGFTAPEIKHKMSLRASITSELVFEDCLIPEENILPLSGGLKSPLSCLTQARYGIAWGAIGAAVDCFQTATEYAKQRIQFGRPIGSFQLTQEKLAKMLTEISKAQLLCLQLGRMKDAGTMEPVHVSMAKYNNVGMALEIARSARGILGANGIIGDYSIMRHMANLESVYTYEGTNEVHMLVLGKHITGLDAFGG